A portion of the Parasedimentitalea marina genome contains these proteins:
- the guaA gene encoding glutamine-hydrolyzing GMP synthase: MSQTSHDRLLIIDFGSQVTQLIARRLRELNVYCEIHPYQNITMAFVRDMAPKAVIFSGGPDSVTREGSPRVPQEIFDYGVPILGICYGQQMMMQQLGGQVDSGHGTAEFGRAYVTPTVKSLPLLDGWFADDADREQVWMSHGDHVSEIAPGFEVYGTSPNAPYAITADAARNFYAVQFHPEVHHTPNGAKLYENFVRLAGFTGDWTMGLYREQAIAAIREQVGDKKVICGLSGGVDSSVTAVLLHEAIGDQLTCVFVDHGLLRKGESDEVVAMFRDNYNMQFIHADEQDLFLGELDGQSDPETKRKIIGRLFIDVFQKHANSIDGAEFLAQGTLYPDVIESVSFSGGPSVTIKSHHNVGGLPEKMGLKLVEPLRELFKDEVRALGRELGLPASFIGRHPFPGPGLAIRCPGEITREKLEILREADAVYIDQIRKHGLYDDIWQAFVAILPVRTVGVMGDGRTYDFACALRAVTSVDGMTADYYPFSHEFLGETATRIINEIKGINRVTYDITSKPPGTIEWE; encoded by the coding sequence ATGAGCCAGACATCCCATGACCGCCTTCTCATCATCGACTTCGGCAGCCAGGTTACGCAGCTAATTGCGCGCCGCCTGCGTGAACTGAACGTCTATTGCGAAATTCACCCCTATCAGAACATCACGATGGCTTTTGTGCGCGATATGGCGCCCAAAGCAGTGATTTTCTCTGGCGGGCCTGACAGTGTGACCCGAGAGGGCAGCCCAAGGGTGCCACAAGAGATATTTGACTACGGCGTGCCCATTTTGGGCATTTGCTATGGTCAGCAGATGATGATGCAACAATTGGGCGGTCAGGTAGACAGCGGCCATGGAACTGCCGAATTTGGCCGTGCCTACGTCACGCCAACTGTGAAATCCTTGCCACTGCTCGACGGCTGGTTCGCTGACGACGCCGACCGCGAGCAAGTCTGGATGAGCCACGGTGACCATGTTAGTGAGATTGCGCCCGGATTTGAGGTCTATGGGACCTCTCCCAACGCGCCATACGCAATAACCGCCGACGCCGCGCGAAATTTCTATGCGGTGCAGTTCCACCCAGAAGTACACCACACACCCAACGGTGCCAAACTCTACGAAAACTTTGTGCGCTTGGCTGGTTTCACCGGCGACTGGACCATGGGTTTGTACCGCGAGCAGGCCATTGCGGCGATTCGCGAGCAAGTTGGCGACAAGAAAGTCATCTGCGGCCTGTCCGGTGGCGTCGACAGTTCGGTCACTGCCGTTTTGCTGCACGAGGCCATCGGCGATCAGTTGACTTGCGTCTTTGTTGATCACGGCCTGTTGCGCAAGGGCGAGTCGGACGAAGTCGTCGCCATGTTCCGCGACAACTACAATATGCAGTTCATCCATGCCGATGAACAGGATCTGTTCCTGGGTGAGTTGGACGGACAATCAGATCCGGAAACCAAGCGCAAGATTATCGGGCGGCTGTTCATCGACGTGTTCCAGAAGCACGCCAATTCCATCGACGGTGCCGAGTTCCTGGCTCAGGGGACATTGTATCCGGATGTCATTGAATCTGTCAGCTTCTCCGGTGGACCTTCGGTGACCATCAAATCGCACCACAACGTTGGTGGCCTACCGGAAAAAATGGGCCTTAAACTGGTCGAACCCCTGCGTGAACTGTTTAAAGATGAAGTGCGTGCTTTGGGTCGCGAGCTGGGCCTTCCGGCCAGCTTTATCGGCCGTCACCCCTTCCCCGGTCCCGGTCTTGCCATTCGATGCCCCGGCGAGATCACCCGTGAAAAGCTGGAAATCCTACGCGAGGCCGATGCGGTCTATATTGACCAGATTCGAAAACATGGGCTCTACGACGATATCTGGCAGGCCTTTGTAGCCATCCTGCCTGTTCGGACCGTTGGCGTGATGGGCGATGGACGCACCTATGATTTTGCCTGCGCGCTGCGGGCTGTGACGTCAGTAGATGGCATGACGGCCGACTACTATCCGTTCAGCCATGAATTTCTGGGTGAAACCGCAACGCGGATCATCAATGAAATCAAAGGCATCAACCGGGTAACTTACGACATCACCTCGAAACCTCCGGGTACGATTGAATGGGAATAA
- a CDS encoding trimethylamine methyltransferase family protein, translating into MAEATSRKRSRSGGGASRRAERTSVKIETAKYIQRNIPNFEVLSEEALDVIETNAETVLAEIGVNFVDNPAALQRWRDAGAEVEGERVRIPRGLAKKLIATAPSEFTQHARNPEKSVVIGGKNLVCAPVYGPPFVRDVEGGRRYATMADFEKFVKLAYMSKWLHHSGGTVCEPTDVPVNKRHLDMLFAHMTLSDKPFMGSVTDPTRAQDSVEMCEILFGKEFVQDNTVMTSLININSPMTFDDVMMGALEVYAKNNQACIISPFIVGGAMAPVSVAGTLTQVLAEVMAGIAYSQLIRPGAPVIFGAFVSSIDMNSGAPTFGTPEASLVTYGAGQLARRLGLPFRSSGSFCGSKIPDAQAAYETANSLNMGLMSGVNFMLHSCGWLEGGLVASFEKFVMDADQLGALHGLAKGVPMEEDDQALDAIREVGPGGHYLGCAHTQANFKTAFWKSEVFDYKPFETWDEDGGRDTTAIASDRVAHLIAHYKAPSLDPEIHAALVAYVNEKKESMSDAFA; encoded by the coding sequence ATGGCCGAAGCAACTTCACGTAAACGCAGCCGCTCAGGGGGTGGGGCGTCGCGCCGCGCTGAACGGACCAGTGTAAAAATCGAAACGGCCAAGTATATCCAGCGCAATATCCCAAATTTTGAGGTATTGAGTGAAGAGGCCCTCGATGTGATCGAGACCAATGCTGAAACGGTGCTCGCCGAAATCGGTGTGAATTTCGTAGATAACCCTGCGGCGTTGCAGCGGTGGCGTGACGCCGGGGCTGAGGTCGAGGGCGAAAGGGTCCGGATCCCACGTGGCCTGGCCAAGAAACTGATCGCCACGGCGCCTTCTGAGTTTACACAGCACGCCCGGAACCCAGAAAAGTCGGTTGTCATTGGCGGCAAGAACCTGGTGTGCGCGCCGGTCTATGGACCTCCGTTTGTGCGGGACGTCGAAGGGGGCCGACGCTATGCGACTATGGCCGATTTCGAGAAATTTGTTAAACTGGCCTATATGTCCAAATGGCTGCACCATTCCGGTGGTACAGTTTGTGAACCAACAGATGTTCCGGTGAACAAACGGCATTTGGATATGTTGTTTGCGCATATGACATTGTCGGACAAACCGTTCATGGGATCGGTGACAGACCCGACACGAGCGCAAGACAGTGTCGAAATGTGCGAAATTCTTTTTGGCAAAGAATTCGTGCAGGACAACACCGTGATGACGTCGTTGATCAACATCAACTCGCCGATGACATTTGATGATGTCATGATGGGTGCGTTGGAAGTTTATGCCAAAAACAACCAGGCTTGCATCATTTCTCCGTTCATTGTTGGCGGGGCAATGGCGCCTGTTTCGGTGGCTGGTACACTGACCCAGGTCTTGGCCGAGGTCATGGCAGGGATCGCCTATAGTCAGCTGATCCGTCCTGGCGCACCGGTGATTTTTGGTGCTTTTGTCAGCTCGATCGATATGAATTCCGGGGCTCCGACCTTTGGAACACCTGAAGCTTCGCTTGTCACTTATGGCGCAGGTCAATTGGCGCGCCGATTAGGATTGCCATTCCGGTCGTCCGGATCGTTCTGTGGCTCAAAGATTCCAGATGCTCAGGCCGCATATGAGACGGCAAATAGCCTGAACATGGGTCTGATGTCAGGTGTCAACTTTATGCTGCATTCCTGTGGTTGGCTTGAAGGTGGGCTGGTGGCCTCGTTCGAGAAATTTGTCATGGATGCGGATCAGTTGGGGGCCTTGCATGGGTTGGCCAAGGGCGTGCCGATGGAGGAAGACGACCAGGCCCTGGACGCAATCCGCGAAGTTGGCCCTGGGGGGCATTACCTTGGGTGTGCCCATACACAGGCCAATTTCAAGACTGCGTTCTGGAAATCTGAGGTCTTTGATTACAAGCCGTTTGAGACCTGGGATGAGGACGGCGGTCGCGATACCACGGCAATTGCCAGCGATCGGGTGGCGCATTTGATCGCCCATTACAAAGCCCCCAGTCTTGACCCGGAAATTCATGCAGCCCTGGTGGCCTATGTAAACGAAAAGAAAGAGTCGATGTCTGACGCGTTTGCGTAG
- a CDS encoding DUF6477 family protein, whose amino-acid sequence MLDLIGRLSTLHRPRLLIRAARIGAREYCRDRHLPRLLGYGRMPKSAVAVLQLIEQEQQLNESRLNNDPGYPLMRHIEVLIALMAESQLLSDNNRLRLDKKRAATDIDNRPVPNQQT is encoded by the coding sequence ATGCTGGATCTGATTGGTCGATTATCAACCTTGCATCGCCCGCGACTTCTCATCCGTGCTGCCCGCATTGGGGCCCGCGAATACTGCCGGGACCGTCACCTGCCACGCTTGTTAGGCTATGGCAGAATGCCCAAGTCTGCAGTCGCGGTATTGCAACTGATCGAGCAAGAACAACAGCTGAACGAAAGCCGCCTTAACAATGACCCCGGCTATCCCCTCATGCGCCATATCGAAGTGTTGATCGCATTGATGGCCGAGTCGCAGCTGTTGTCAGACAACAACCGCTTGCGATTGGATAAAAAAAGGGCGGCCACCGATATCGATAACCGCCCTGTTCCAAATCAACAGACTTAG
- a CDS encoding DUF6456 domain-containing protein: MQTQPVSPLPSWVPKEACHYLDHTEAGRSIRQLARTAGCHASTVLRQVRRIETRRDDPLVDGALQHLATCHYGVSEGTVRNCNLFEDVKAGEAGFEQDMIRILRCLCHSGAVLAVAEGMEKAVIVRDTNVDAARKTIVDRRLAEVLALRDWISCGNPGRLSRYHITASGRSALSTMMAAAENLAQVESGGFSEAQNVFSGQTLGMKTESKTPRRIRYGLAESPLDTLARLHDRDGKPFLSADLVGAGERLREDYELAQIGNHLALGQNQFSNEQCGTSIKSDPSAAAKKRATGALSHLGAGLSDIALRCCCHLEGLEAAERQLGWSARSGKVVLRIALQQLKSHYDRQSGSDDLIG; this comes from the coding sequence ATGCAAACACAGCCAGTTTCACCCTTGCCGAGTTGGGTGCCCAAAGAAGCCTGCCACTATTTAGACCATACCGAAGCCGGACGATCTATACGGCAACTGGCCCGAACTGCCGGTTGCCATGCCTCTACGGTATTGCGTCAGGTGAGACGGATCGAAACGCGGCGCGATGATCCATTGGTTGATGGTGCCTTGCAACATCTTGCAACCTGTCACTACGGAGTGTCAGAAGGCACGGTACGGAACTGTAACCTATTCGAAGATGTTAAAGCTGGTGAGGCCGGCTTTGAACAAGATATGATTAGAATCTTACGGTGCCTGTGTCATAGCGGAGCAGTCCTGGCTGTGGCAGAGGGGATGGAGAAGGCAGTTATCGTTCGCGATACAAATGTTGATGCCGCCCGTAAAACTATTGTTGATCGTCGATTGGCCGAGGTTCTGGCGTTGCGCGACTGGATCAGCTGCGGCAACCCAGGGCGGTTGAGCCGGTACCATATCACTGCGTCTGGGCGTAGTGCCCTGAGCACCATGATGGCCGCAGCTGAAAACCTTGCCCAGGTAGAGTCGGGAGGGTTCTCTGAGGCGCAAAATGTATTTTCGGGCCAGACGCTGGGGATGAAAACGGAATCCAAAACCCCAAGGCGGATCAGATATGGCTTGGCCGAAAGCCCATTGGACACTTTGGCAAGATTGCACGACCGAGACGGAAAGCCGTTTCTTTCGGCAGATTTAGTAGGGGCAGGGGAGCGACTGCGGGAAGATTATGAGTTGGCTCAAATAGGAAATCACTTAGCATTAGGCCAAAATCAGTTTAGCAATGAACAATGTGGCACATCAATTAAATCTGACCCGTCCGCGGCGGCTAAGAAACGAGCAACAGGGGCTCTCAGCCATCTGGGGGCAGGGTTGAGCGATATTGCGCTTCGGTGTTGCTGCCACTTGGAGGGGCTGGAGGCCGCTGAGCGCCAATTAGGTTGGTCTGCGCGATCCGGCAAAGTGGTTTTACGGATCGCCCTGCAACAACTGAAATCCCATTATGACCGGCAATCCGGTTCAGATGATCTGATTGGCTGA
- a CDS encoding peroxiredoxin has translation MKAGVKLPEVTFNTRVRDESVEGPNPFRWEDKTTTDYFSGKRVVLFSLPGAFTPTCSTYQLPGFENGFADFGAKGIDAIYCMSVNDSFVMNKWAESQDLQNVDVIPDGSGEFTRKMGMLVAKDNLGFGNRSWRYAAVVNNGVVEAWFEEPGLADNHSEDPYGVSSPETVLTYLTETAA, from the coding sequence ATGAAAGCTGGCGTAAAACTGCCCGAAGTAACTTTCAACACCCGCGTGCGCGACGAATCCGTTGAAGGCCCCAACCCATTTCGTTGGGAAGACAAGACAACCACTGATTATTTCAGCGGTAAGCGCGTCGTCCTGTTCTCGCTGCCCGGTGCCTTTACGCCTACATGTTCGACCTACCAGCTTCCTGGCTTTGAAAACGGCTTTGCAGATTTTGGCGCCAAGGGAATCGATGCGATTTACTGCATGTCGGTAAACGACAGTTTTGTCATGAACAAATGGGCCGAGTCGCAAGACCTGCAGAACGTCGACGTAATCCCTGATGGTTCAGGTGAATTTACGCGCAAGATGGGCATGCTTGTGGCCAAGGATAACCTTGGGTTTGGCAATCGTTCCTGGCGTTATGCCGCCGTTGTAAACAATGGTGTGGTCGAAGCCTGGTTCGAAGAACCCGGGCTGGCAGATAACCACAGTGAAGATCCCTATGGCGTTTCGTCCCCAGAAACCGTTCTGACCTACCTGACAGAAACAGCAGCCTAA
- the lipA gene encoding lipoyl synthase, which produces MRDLKIPEQRHPEKARRPDNAQPKKPSWIRVKAPGGKAYAETHKIMRDNGLVTVCEEAGCPNVGECWSQGHATMMIMGEVCTRACTFCNIATGKPPEDLDAFEPGRVAHAVQKLGLNHVVVTSVDRDDITDGGADHFAQTIRAIRHRSPQTTIEILTPDFIKCDPSVLEVVVEARPDVFNHNLETVPGLYPEVRPGARYFHSLRLLQRVKEMDPTMFTKSGIMVGLGEDTQSVRQVMDDMRMADIDFLTIGQYLQPTPKHHAVDRFVTPEEFASYEKAAFGKGFLMVSSTPLTRSSYHAGDDFARLRAARQEKLGSV; this is translated from the coding sequence GTGAGAGATCTTAAAATCCCCGAACAGCGTCATCCTGAGAAAGCCCGCCGTCCGGACAATGCTCAACCGAAAAAGCCAAGTTGGATTCGGGTAAAGGCGCCTGGCGGTAAGGCCTATGCTGAAACTCATAAAATCATGCGTGACAATGGGTTAGTGACTGTTTGTGAGGAAGCTGGTTGCCCGAATGTCGGTGAATGCTGGTCTCAGGGACATGCCACCATGATGATCATGGGCGAGGTCTGCACCCGTGCTTGTACTTTCTGTAACATTGCCACAGGCAAACCACCCGAAGATTTAGACGCCTTTGAGCCAGGCCGTGTAGCACATGCCGTGCAGAAGCTTGGGTTGAATCACGTGGTGGTCACCTCAGTAGACCGTGATGACATCACCGACGGTGGTGCGGACCATTTCGCCCAAACTATTCGGGCTATCCGTCACCGCAGTCCGCAAACTACGATTGAAATTCTGACACCGGATTTCATCAAATGTGACCCCTCAGTGCTGGAAGTGGTTGTTGAGGCCCGGCCAGATGTGTTCAACCACAACTTGGAAACAGTGCCAGGTTTGTACCCTGAGGTTCGCCCCGGTGCCCGGTATTTCCATTCTCTGCGGTTGCTGCAGCGAGTCAAAGAAATGGATCCGACGATGTTTACCAAGTCTGGTATTATGGTCGGTCTGGGTGAAGACACCCAATCGGTGCGACAGGTTATGGACGATATGCGTATGGCCGATATCGATTTTCTGACCATTGGCCAATATTTACAGCCGACACCTAAACATCACGCAGTTGATCGGTTTGTCACCCCGGAAGAGTTTGCCTCGTATGAAAAGGCGGCTTTTGGTAAGGGGTTTTTGATGGTGTCTTCAACGCCATTGACGCGGTCATCTTATCACGCGGGGGATGATTTTGCCCGATTGCGTGCTGCTCGTCAGGAAAAGCTAGGTAGTGTGTGA